In the genome of Segatella copri, one region contains:
- a CDS encoding MFS transporter: MEEEYKNYPFYDWVPKPLGIIFMIILFVPMITMSGVYSANSGEMMSGLGIQSEYIAFAGFCTSIGMAAFSPFFYELVCIRREKMMCIVGFSILFLLSFVCAQTDSLFILGLCSLLMGFVRQTLLMAHLFVLIRYGFGIEATKNITPGCEPTTEEAWDAVDSEKMVSQPVIYLFFMIIGQLGTWLTAWLAYAYEWQYVYHFMMAFMLAGIIIVFFTMPYHKYPMPKFPITMSKFGNVTVFSIMLCSFAYVMVFGKTLDWFDDPTIRYSTVVCLIFTALFIYLEKTRRSPYFIMEVFQLRVINYGIMLFFLLMVCNSSAMFVNVFTNVGMKIDNWQNATLGNWVMVGYTVGLIFAVIARAKNVHLKWMYCLGFLFIGGYALFMYFEVQNDGMYERMKWPIIIRSTGMMLLYSLISTIANQRMPYRFMSTWVCIMLTVRMVIAPCIGSALYTNVFQHRQQYYVTRFAQDYDRTSLETAKTYDQTVRGMQYQGKTETEAQNMAAMSVKGKVQVQATLVSIKEMAGWTFYGCLVCAGLMLVIPWRKRNIKELTREYLLKNVNEKNLGRR; encoded by the coding sequence ATGGAAGAAGAATATAAGAATTATCCGTTCTATGACTGGGTGCCGAAACCGCTGGGCATCATCTTCATGATCATCCTCTTCGTGCCGATGATTACGATGAGTGGTGTCTATTCCGCCAACAGCGGCGAGATGATGAGCGGACTGGGCATCCAGTCGGAATACATCGCCTTTGCGGGCTTCTGCACGTCGATAGGAATGGCGGCTTTTTCGCCGTTCTTCTACGAACTGGTGTGCATCCGAAGAGAGAAGATGATGTGTATCGTGGGATTCTCCATTCTCTTTTTGCTCAGTTTCGTCTGCGCCCAGACCGATTCGCTGTTCATCCTAGGCTTGTGCAGTCTGCTGATGGGCTTTGTTCGCCAGACGCTTCTGATGGCGCATCTCTTTGTATTGATTCGATATGGCTTCGGCATTGAGGCAACGAAGAATATCACGCCGGGTTGCGAGCCTACCACCGAGGAGGCTTGGGATGCGGTGGATTCAGAAAAAATGGTGTCCCAGCCGGTCATCTATCTTTTCTTCATGATTATCGGACAGTTGGGCACCTGGCTCACGGCTTGGCTTGCCTATGCTTACGAGTGGCAGTATGTGTATCATTTCATGATGGCATTCATGCTGGCGGGCATCATCATCGTGTTCTTCACCATGCCTTACCATAAGTATCCGATGCCGAAGTTCCCGATTACGATGTCGAAGTTTGGCAATGTCACGGTGTTCAGCATCATGCTCTGCTCGTTTGCCTATGTGATGGTGTTCGGCAAGACGCTGGACTGGTTTGATGATCCTACCATCCGTTATTCTACGGTGGTCTGTCTCATCTTCACCGCCCTGTTTATCTATCTGGAGAAGACCCGCCGCTCACCTTATTTTATCATGGAGGTGTTCCAGCTCAGGGTCATCAATTATGGCATCATGCTGTTCTTCCTCCTGATGGTCTGCAACTCCAGCGCCATGTTCGTGAATGTGTTCACCAATGTGGGAATGAAGATAGACAACTGGCAGAATGCCACCCTGGGCAACTGGGTGATGGTGGGATATACCGTGGGCTTGATTTTCGCAGTCATCGCCAGAGCCAAGAATGTTCATCTGAAGTGGATGTACTGTCTGGGTTTCCTCTTTATCGGAGGCTACGCCCTCTTTATGTATTTCGAGGTGCAGAACGACGGCATGTATGAGCGCATGAAATGGCCTATCATCATCCGTTCCACGGGAATGATGCTGCTCTATTCGCTCATCTCCACGATAGCCAATCAGCGCATGCCTTACCGCTTCATGTCCACCTGGGTCTGCATCATGCTCACCGTGCGTATGGTCATCGCCCCTTGCATCGGTTCGGCGCTCTACACCAATGTGTTTCAGCATCGCCAGCAGTATTACGTCACCCGCTTTGCGCAGGATTACGACCGTACCAGCTTGGAGACGGCAAAGACCTATGACCAGACGGTAAGAGGCATGCAGTATCAGGGCAAGACGGAGACCGAGGCGCAGAACATGGCTGCCATGAGTGTGAAGGGAAAGGTACAGGTACAAGCCACCCTGGTATCTATCAAGGAGATGGCAGGCTGGACCTTTTATGGCTGTCTGGTATGTGCCGGACTGATGCTCGTGATACCTTGGCGCAAGCGCAACATCAAGGAGCTTACCCGCGAGTATCTGCTGAAGAATGTGAATGAGAAAAACTTGGGAAGGAGGTAG
- a CDS encoding MFS transporter: protein MNIKSIGSKIKGNPTMVEGTVYSMLIICSISHFLNDMIQSIIPSIYPIVKDKFDFSFAQIGIITLVFQMTSSILQPFTGLYADKHPRPYALSIGMCFTLVGLLLLAFAENYFLILLAVSVVGLGSSVFHPTASRVAQMASGGKKSLAQSIFQVGGNGGSAIGPLLAAIIILPFGQHAISWFALAALLAAIIMVRLGVWYKARLAYVVNHPQKQPLLNTHISKRVKYWALFILIMLVFSKYFYTACITSYFTFFLMDKFGVSVQTSQLCLFVFLAAFAIGTVAGGMLGDKFGRKYVIWFSILGAAPFAIAMPFVNFTWTIICTFLSGLIIASAFSSIVVYATDLMPDKVGLIAGIFFGLMFGLGGLGSAFFGWLADKTSIEFIFQVSAFLPLLGIIAGFLPNTQKRNVEETDENAKFKF, encoded by the coding sequence ATGAACATCAAGTCAATAGGCAGTAAAATCAAGGGAAATCCTACGATGGTAGAGGGTACGGTGTATTCCATGCTCATCATCTGTAGCATTTCCCATTTCCTGAACGATATGATTCAGTCGATTATCCCTTCCATCTATCCGATCGTGAAGGATAAGTTCGACTTCTCGTTTGCACAGATAGGTATCATCACACTGGTCTTCCAGATGACATCTTCCATCCTGCAACCTTTCACAGGACTTTATGCCGATAAGCATCCCCGTCCCTATGCCCTCTCCATCGGCATGTGCTTCACGTTGGTGGGGCTGCTCCTGCTGGCTTTCGCCGAGAATTACTTTCTGATTCTCCTGGCGGTGAGCGTTGTCGGCCTGGGTTCTTCAGTGTTTCATCCCACAGCATCGAGAGTGGCCCAGATGGCATCGGGAGGCAAGAAGAGTCTGGCACAATCCATCTTCCAGGTGGGTGGCAATGGAGGTTCTGCAATAGGACCATTGCTGGCTGCCATCATCATCCTGCCTTTCGGTCAGCATGCCATCTCCTGGTTTGCCCTTGCAGCGCTGCTTGCCGCTATCATCATGGTAAGATTGGGAGTCTGGTATAAGGCACGACTGGCTTACGTGGTGAACCATCCCCAGAAACAGCCCCTTCTTAATACCCATATCTCTAAAAGGGTGAAGTATTGGGCTCTGTTCATCCTCATCATGCTCGTGTTCTCCAAGTATTTCTATACGGCATGCATTACGAGTTACTTCACCTTCTTCCTGATGGATAAGTTCGGCGTATCGGTACAGACCTCGCAGCTGTGCCTCTTCGTATTCCTTGCCGCCTTTGCCATAGGTACGGTGGCAGGAGGAATGCTGGGTGACAAGTTTGGCAGAAAGTATGTCATCTGGTTCTCCATTCTGGGAGCAGCACCCTTTGCCATCGCCATGCCTTTTGTGAACTTCACGTGGACCATCATCTGTACCTTCCTTTCTGGCTTGATCATCGCCTCGGCATTCTCTTCCATCGTGGTATATGCCACCGACCTGATGCCAGATAAAGTGGGATTGATAGCAGGCATTTTCTTCGGATTGATGTTTGGACTGGGAGGACTTGGCTCAGCGTTCTTCGGCTGGTTAGCCGACAAGACCAGTATTGAGTTTATCTTCCAGGTGAGTGCCTTCCTGCCATTGCTCGGCATCATAGCAGGATTCTTGCCGAATACCCAGAAGAGAAACGTTGAAGAAACTGATGAAAACGCAAAGTTTAAGTTTTAA
- a CDS encoding L-fucose/L-arabinose isomerase family protein — protein sequence MVSNNIPQVKLGIIAVSRDCFPIALSTQRRENIVKEYKGEIFNCQTTVENEKDMLKAVSEVKEQGCNALVVFLGNFGPETPETLIAKNFDGPVMFVAAAEGDGDMINGRGDAYCGMLNCSYNLGMRHLKGYIPEYPVGTAAEVAKMIQDFVPVARVILGLKGLKIITFGPRPQDFFACNAPIKGLYELGVEIEENSELDLLVAYKEHANDPRIDEVCADMAKEMGEGCYYPDLSRRMAQFELTLLDWAEAHKGSRQYVAFADKCWPAFPSQFGFEPCYVNSRLVSRGIPVACEVDIYGALSEYIGMCASDDTVTLLDINNSVPQYIYDEDIKGKYDYKLTDTFMGFHCGNTPQCKMCSSRKIKYQLIQNRLLENGGTPDFTRGTLEGDIAASDITFYRLQCDSEGNLRSYIAEGEVLDVPTRSFGGIGIFAINEMGRFYRHVLVQKGYPHHGAVAFSHVGKTLFEVFKYLGIKDIAYNQPASLPYPTENPWK from the coding sequence ATGGTAAGCAACAACATTCCACAAGTAAAGCTCGGCATCATTGCCGTTAGCCGTGACTGTTTTCCAATCGCGCTTTCTACACAGCGCCGTGAGAACATCGTAAAAGAGTACAAAGGTGAGATTTTCAACTGCCAGACTACAGTTGAGAACGAAAAAGATATGCTCAAGGCTGTGAGCGAGGTAAAGGAGCAGGGCTGCAACGCCTTGGTGGTTTTCCTCGGTAACTTCGGTCCAGAGACTCCTGAGACTTTGATTGCAAAGAATTTCGACGGTCCTGTTATGTTCGTAGCTGCCGCTGAGGGCGACGGCGACATGATCAATGGTCGTGGTGATGCATACTGCGGTATGCTCAACTGCTCTTACAATCTCGGCATGCGCCACCTGAAGGGTTACATCCCTGAGTATCCTGTAGGCACAGCTGCAGAAGTAGCCAAGATGATTCAGGACTTCGTACCAGTAGCTCGCGTCATCCTCGGTTTGAAGGGCTTGAAGATTATCACTTTCGGTCCACGTCCACAGGACTTCTTCGCTTGCAACGCTCCAATCAAGGGCTTGTACGAACTGGGTGTAGAGATTGAGGAGAACTCAGAGCTCGACCTCCTCGTAGCTTATAAGGAGCACGCGAACGATCCACGTATCGACGAGGTTTGCGCTGATATGGCCAAGGAGATGGGCGAGGGATGCTACTATCCTGACCTCAGCCGCAGAATGGCACAGTTTGAGTTGACATTGCTCGACTGGGCAGAGGCTCACAAGGGTTCTCGCCAGTATGTAGCATTCGCCGACAAGTGCTGGCCAGCCTTCCCAAGCCAGTTCGGTTTCGAGCCTTGCTATGTTAACAGCCGTCTCGTTAGCCGCGGTATTCCTGTAGCTTGCGAGGTAGATATCTATGGTGCTTTGTCTGAGTACATCGGTATGTGTGCTTCTGATGATACTGTAACATTGCTCGACATCAACAACTCTGTTCCTCAGTATATCTATGATGAGGACATCAAGGGTAAGTACGATTACAAGTTGACTGATACCTTCATGGGCTTCCACTGCGGTAACACTCCACAGTGCAAGATGTGCTCTAGCCGTAAGATCAAGTATCAGTTGATCCAGAACCGCTTGTTGGAGAATGGTGGCACACCAGACTTCACCCGTGGTACTTTGGAGGGTGACATCGCTGCATCAGATATCACATTCTATCGTCTGCAGTGCGATTCAGAGGGTAACCTCCGTTCTTATATCGCAGAGGGTGAGGTTCTCGATGTTCCTACTCGTTCATTCGGTGGTATCGGTATCTTCGCCATCAATGAGATGGGCCGCTTCTATCGCCACGTCTTGGTTCAGAAGGGCTATCCACACCATGGTGCAGTAGCTTTCTCTCACGTAGGCAAGACCCTGTTCGAGGTATTCAAGTATCTTGGCATCAAGGATATCGCTTACAACCAGCCAGCTAGCCTGCCTTATCCAACCGAGAATCCTTGGAAGTAA
- a CDS encoding HlyD family secretion protein, which produces MEQNENNKIETSHEEMQKKLKKQRIRQIIASLIGVAILTFGLWKIVCLFLDYNANETSNDAQVEQYISPVNLRASGYIAKVCFKEHEEVHKGDTLLVLDDREYRIRLMEAEAALKDAKAGANVIDATQQTTQTSATVYSASIDEIEVRLAKLAKDCERYRNLVEKKAATPIQLEQLEVEYAATKKKLESVKRQQAAAYKGVNEVVTRKQNVAAAIERAEAAVEMAKLNLSYCVVVAPCDGKLGRRSIEEGQMVNAGTTITYILPNAQKWVIANYKETQVENLYVGQKVRMTVDAISNKEFEGTVTAISGATGSKYSLVPTDNSAGNFVKIQQRVPVRIDFTNLSKEDNARLAAGMMVVVKAERNKK; this is translated from the coding sequence ATGGAACAGAACGAAAACAACAAGATAGAAACTTCTCACGAGGAAATGCAGAAGAAACTGAAGAAGCAGCGCATCCGCCAGATCATCGCCAGCCTCATCGGCGTAGCCATTCTCACCTTCGGACTCTGGAAGATAGTCTGCCTTTTCCTGGATTATAATGCCAACGAAACCAGCAACGATGCCCAGGTAGAGCAGTATATCTCTCCTGTCAATCTCCGTGCATCGGGCTATATCGCCAAGGTTTGCTTCAAGGAACACGAGGAGGTGCACAAGGGTGATACGCTCCTGGTTCTCGACGACCGTGAGTATCGCATCCGACTGATGGAGGCTGAGGCGGCACTGAAGGATGCCAAGGCTGGAGCCAACGTCATTGATGCTACCCAGCAGACCACCCAGACATCGGCTACCGTCTATTCGGCATCCATCGATGAGATAGAGGTGCGCCTTGCCAAACTCGCCAAGGACTGCGAGCGCTATCGCAACCTGGTAGAGAAGAAAGCGGCTACTCCTATCCAGCTGGAACAGCTCGAAGTGGAATATGCGGCTACCAAGAAGAAACTGGAATCAGTAAAGCGACAGCAGGCTGCTGCCTATAAGGGTGTGAACGAGGTGGTTACCCGCAAGCAGAATGTGGCTGCTGCCATCGAGCGTGCTGAGGCTGCGGTGGAGATGGCGAAGCTGAACCTCTCTTATTGTGTGGTGGTAGCACCATGCGATGGTAAGTTGGGCCGCCGCTCTATCGAAGAGGGACAGATGGTGAACGCAGGTACTACCATCACCTATATCCTTCCTAATGCCCAGAAATGGGTCATCGCCAACTATAAGGAAACCCAGGTAGAAAATCTCTATGTGGGTCAGAAGGTACGCATGACGGTGGATGCCATCAGCAACAAGGAGTTTGAGGGCACCGTTACCGCTATCTCCGGAGCAACCGGTTCCAAGTATTCTCTTGTTCCTACCGATAATTCGGCAGGTAACTTCGTGAAGATTCAGCAGCGTGTGCCTGTAAGAATCGACTTCACTAACCTCAGCAAGGAAGACAATGCCCGCCTGGCAGCAGGTATGATGGTGGTAGTGAAGGCGGAGAGAAATAAAAAGTAG
- a CDS encoding TolC family protein: protein MNKKKILCFCLALGAFSAMMAQETLSLSQCLQMAVDNNLSLQKSRNEIAKGKYSISENQAKLLPQINAVAQLNDNFTPPVSVTDGSAYGKPYNVTKTLQYNASAGLQLQMPLYNQMVNTAIDIAKIADHLNQLSYEKAREDLIVQTAKMYYMAQNTAEQIRLVNDNIKRLEELYGITQAFYDNQMSLEVDVKRVKLNIENLTVQRDNAIAMLDQQYTMLKYVIDYPAEKQIKVSDVNPGEIETVNANGLNTNLYELQLLEKRKELAQKQTQLAKDGYLPSVSLTGSLMYSAFTDKIEHWIHSGESNHWYGSNGIGIQLRVPVFDGFEKRSKIRRAKMEEENARIGYEDALKGMQANYMNAVSEVNNSQRNYKKQFDNYTLAQDVYSVTADQYKEGVGTMTAVLQDEMRMSEAMNNYLTAYYKYKVANLSLLKLTGQLDQVK from the coding sequence ATGAACAAGAAAAAGATATTGTGTTTTTGTCTGGCTCTCGGGGCTTTTTCTGCTATGATGGCGCAGGAAACTCTGTCGCTGAGCCAGTGCCTGCAGATGGCAGTGGATAACAACCTGTCGCTGCAGAAAAGCAGGAACGAGATTGCAAAGGGAAAGTATTCCATCAGCGAGAACCAGGCGAAGTTGCTGCCGCAGATCAACGCCGTGGCACAGTTGAACGATAACTTCACGCCTCCCGTTTCCGTGACGGATGGTTCTGCCTACGGCAAACCTTACAATGTAACCAAAACCCTGCAGTATAATGCTTCGGCAGGCTTGCAGCTCCAGATGCCGCTCTACAACCAGATGGTGAATACTGCCATCGACATTGCCAAGATAGCAGACCATCTCAACCAGCTCTCTTACGAGAAGGCACGTGAAGACCTCATCGTGCAGACCGCCAAGATGTATTACATGGCGCAGAATACTGCTGAGCAGATTAGACTGGTAAACGACAATATCAAGCGCCTGGAGGAACTCTATGGTATCACCCAGGCATTCTACGATAATCAGATGAGTCTTGAGGTAGATGTGAAGCGTGTGAAACTCAACATCGAGAATCTCACCGTACAGCGTGATAACGCCATTGCCATGCTCGATCAGCAATATACCATGCTCAAGTATGTGATAGATTATCCTGCAGAAAAGCAAATCAAGGTAAGTGATGTGAATCCCGGAGAGATAGAAACGGTGAATGCCAACGGATTGAACACCAATCTCTATGAACTTCAGCTCCTGGAGAAGAGAAAGGAACTTGCCCAGAAGCAGACCCAACTTGCTAAGGATGGCTATCTGCCTTCTGTGAGTCTTACCGGAAGTCTGATGTATTCAGCCTTTACTGATAAGATAGAGCATTGGATTCATTCGGGCGAATCAAACCATTGGTATGGTTCCAATGGCATCGGCATCCAGCTGAGAGTGCCTGTCTTCGATGGCTTCGAGAAGCGTTCCAAGATAAGACGTGCCAAGATGGAGGAGGAGAATGCCCGCATCGGATACGAGGATGCCTTGAAAGGCATGCAGGCAAACTATATGAACGCCGTGAGCGAGGTGAACAACAGTCAGCGCAACTACAAGAAGCAGTTTGACAACTACACTCTGGCGCAGGATGTATATAGTGTAACAGCCGACCAGTATAAAGAAGGTGTAGGAACGATGACCGCCGTTCTCCAGGATGAGATGCGCATGAGCGAAGCCATGAACAACTATCTCACCGCCTACTATAAATATAAGGTGGCGAATCTCTCGCTCCTGAAACTCACCGGACAGTTGGACCAGGTAAAATAG
- a CDS encoding helix-turn-helix domain-containing protein, with amino-acid sequence MEITDNIIICEAREFPHFLMQPFYSDYVGIVVCHQGMFRFQVNGASFAASMGETIFLSPEILFHVQETSSDFRFTLLFYRVEQIRHMLGNTVMSMRLYSTLYPKACTVAQTGYEEMLTSYARMLFVLDQKEKKDTYSDHEQKLLLMAVTYRLCSIFSASLTTPRKEMDRKIETFEELVKLIDANFMRERGVAFYADQLCLTPKYLSVIVKSVCGKTVQQLIFKAIIRRSIYLMKNTNMTIQQIACELSFPNASSFGTFFKKHTGLSPKNYRMGAE; translated from the coding sequence ATGGAGATAACAGATAATATTATAATATGTGAGGCAAGAGAATTTCCTCATTTTCTGATGCAGCCTTTCTATTCTGATTATGTCGGAATAGTAGTTTGTCATCAAGGGATGTTCCGTTTCCAGGTAAACGGGGCATCCTTTGCTGCGTCTATGGGAGAGACTATTTTCCTTTCTCCTGAAATTCTTTTTCATGTTCAGGAAACCTCTTCCGATTTCCGCTTTACCTTACTTTTCTATCGTGTGGAGCAGATTCGTCACATGTTGGGCAATACGGTGATGAGCATGCGTCTTTATTCCACGCTTTATCCCAAGGCGTGCACCGTGGCGCAGACGGGTTACGAGGAGATGCTGACGTCTTATGCCCGGATGCTTTTTGTCTTGGATCAGAAGGAGAAGAAGGATACGTATAGTGATCATGAGCAGAAGTTGCTTCTCATGGCGGTGACCTATCGTCTTTGCAGCATATTCTCTGCCTCGCTCACCACGCCGAGGAAGGAGATGGATCGCAAGATAGAGACGTTTGAGGAGTTGGTGAAGCTGATAGATGCGAATTTCATGCGAGAGCGTGGTGTGGCGTTTTATGCCGACCAGCTTTGTCTCACCCCGAAGTATCTTTCGGTGATAGTGAAGTCGGTGTGTGGCAAGACGGTTCAGCAGTTGATTTTCAAGGCGATCATCCGTCGCAGCATTTATCTGATGAAGAATACGAACATGACGATTCAGCAGATAGCCTGCGAGTTAAGTTTTCCTAATGCCTCATCCTTCGGCACCTTCTTCAAGAAGCATACCGGTTTATCGCCAAAGAATTACCGCATGGGGGCGGAGTAG
- a CDS encoding transglycosylase domain-containing protein — protein sequence MNKVKTIFAWIWHKFRASWTWYKSLYQGRAWYTKTVVALASCIVAFILYLGAVDINFLWLFGKSPGYFSGILNPQTSEASLIYSADGKLIGKYFNENRTPVEYEDVNPAFFKALVDTEDERFYKHIGIDPIGVFAAAKDALLHHSGRGASTITQQLAKNMFRVRSQYSTGLLGKVPVLRLLIIKSKEWIIAVKLETVFSKKEIITMYANTVDFGSNSYGIKTAAKTYFNTTPKEMTTDQAAILVGMLKATTYYNPRTNPENSLARRNTVLYNMVTHGDLTRAEYDQLKTEPIKLDFKVEENYDGQAKYFREAVANYLKDWCKDEGYDLYTSGLKIYTTIDTRMQKYAEDAARKQMKQVQQNFNNHWSIRRTQAGKGNWLGQEPWQDENHQVIPNFIQGIAERQPFYKALLARFPNDPDSVNYYYKEWVHPVKVFDYDKGSITINMTSEDSIKYMTTFMHSAFVAMEPQTGAVKAWVGDIDFDHWKYDKVTAERQPGSTFKLFVYTEAMNQGLTPCDKRRDEYISMEVYDKKKHEMTTWRPSNASGSFSGDSIPLKSAFAKSINSVAVRLGQEMGIKRIIETAKKMGIDSPLDDTPALALGSSDVNLLEMACAYCTIANNGKHHDPVLVTKIVDHDGKVVYEGPSTEEQVIPYKSAFLMQQLLQGGMKEPGGTSQSLWGYVGNYRDTEFGGKTGTTNNHSDAWFMCVSPKLVVGAWVGGEYRCLHFRTGALGQGARTALPICGYFLQSVFGDPAFKEYHAKFDKPQDADITRDMYICASYAPKPKVDTTRVDSTAFNEEIILDENGNPVIKEVPVNKTEGATPTPSSGTTEEKKEKKKAKPTEQPINFDDL from the coding sequence ATGAATAAAGTCAAGACTATCTTTGCCTGGATATGGCATAAGTTTCGCGCCAGTTGGACTTGGTACAAGAGTTTGTACCAGGGAAGGGCTTGGTACACCAAGACGGTTGTCGCCTTGGCTAGTTGTATCGTAGCCTTTATCCTATACTTGGGTGCAGTAGATATCAACTTTCTGTGGCTCTTCGGTAAGTCACCTGGTTATTTTTCGGGTATTCTGAACCCGCAGACTTCGGAGGCTTCCCTGATTTACAGTGCCGATGGTAAGCTCATCGGTAAGTATTTCAACGAGAACCGTACTCCTGTGGAATACGAAGACGTGAACCCTGCCTTCTTCAAGGCACTGGTAGACACCGAGGATGAGCGCTTCTACAAGCACATCGGTATCGACCCTATCGGTGTATTCGCTGCTGCCAAGGATGCCCTGCTGCATCATAGCGGGCGTGGTGCCTCAACCATCACCCAGCAGTTGGCAAAGAATATGTTCCGTGTCCGTTCGCAATACTCCACCGGTCTGCTCGGCAAGGTGCCTGTGCTGCGACTGCTCATCATCAAGAGCAAGGAGTGGATCATCGCCGTGAAACTGGAGACGGTTTTCTCCAAGAAGGAAATCATCACCATGTATGCCAACACCGTGGATTTCGGTAGTAACTCTTACGGTATCAAGACTGCCGCCAAGACTTACTTCAATACCACGCCAAAGGAGATGACCACCGACCAGGCTGCCATACTCGTGGGTATGCTGAAGGCTACCACCTATTATAATCCACGCACCAATCCGGAAAACAGTCTGGCTCGCCGCAACACCGTATTATATAATATGGTGACACATGGCGACCTGACCCGTGCCGAATACGACCAGCTGAAGACGGAGCCTATCAAGCTCGACTTCAAGGTAGAGGAAAACTACGACGGACAGGCGAAGTACTTCCGTGAGGCTGTGGCCAACTACCTGAAAGACTGGTGCAAGGACGAGGGTTATGACCTCTACACCAGTGGTTTGAAGATATACACCACCATTGATACCCGCATGCAGAAGTATGCCGAGGATGCTGCCCGCAAGCAGATGAAGCAGGTGCAGCAGAACTTCAATAATCACTGGAGCATCCGCCGCACGCAGGCAGGTAAGGGCAATTGGCTGGGTCAGGAACCTTGGCAGGACGAGAACCACCAGGTGATTCCTAACTTTATCCAGGGCATCGCCGAGCGCCAGCCATTCTACAAGGCATTGCTGGCACGCTTCCCTAACGATCCAGACTCCGTGAACTATTATTATAAGGAGTGGGTTCACCCAGTGAAGGTGTTCGATTACGATAAGGGAAGCATTACCATCAACATGACTTCAGAGGATAGCATCAAGTATATGACCACCTTCATGCACAGCGCTTTCGTGGCTATGGAGCCACAGACGGGAGCCGTAAAGGCATGGGTGGGCGACATTGATTTCGACCACTGGAAGTATGACAAGGTAACAGCCGAGCGCCAGCCGGGTTCTACCTTCAAGCTCTTTGTCTATACCGAGGCGATGAACCAGGGACTCACTCCTTGCGACAAGCGCCGCGACGAATACATCTCGATGGAGGTTTATGACAAGAAGAAGCACGAGATGACCACCTGGAGACCATCCAATGCCAGCGGTTCGTTCTCGGGCGACAGCATCCCGCTGAAGAGTGCCTTTGCCAAGAGTATCAACTCCGTGGCTGTGCGCCTGGGTCAGGAAATGGGCATCAAGCGCATCATCGAGACCGCCAAGAAGATGGGTATCGACAGTCCGCTGGATGACACACCAGCTCTTGCCTTGGGTTCCAGCGATGTGAACCTGCTGGAGATGGCCTGTGCCTACTGTACCATTGCAAACAATGGTAAGCACCACGACCCAGTATTGGTAACCAAGATTGTGGACCACGACGGAAAGGTGGTATATGAAGGTCCTTCTACAGAAGAGCAGGTGATTCCTTACAAGAGTGCCTTCCTGATGCAACAGTTGCTTCAGGGCGGTATGAAGGAGCCGGGCGGTACATCGCAGAGCCTTTGGGGCTATGTGGGCAACTACCGTGATACCGAGTTTGGCGGAAAGACGGGAACAACCAACAACCACTCAGATGCCTGGTTCATGTGTGTAAGTCCTAAACTGGTGGTTGGTGCCTGGGTAGGTGGAGAATACCGCTGTCTGCACTTCCGCACCGGAGCCTTGGGACAGGGTGCCAGAACAGCATTGCCTATATGCGGTTACTTCCTGCAATCCGTATTTGGCGACCCAGCCTTCAAGGAGTACCACGCCAAGTTTGACAAGCCGCAGGATGCCGACATCACCCGCGACATGTACATCTGTGCTAGCTATGCGCCAAAACCTAAGGTAGATACCACTCGTGTAGACAGCACCGCCTTCAACGAGGAAATCATCCTCGATGAGAATGGCAACCCTGTTATCAAGGAAGTTCCAGTGAACAAGACCGAGGGAGCAACCCCTACCCCAAGTTCCGGAACAACAGAAGAAAAGAAAGAGAAGAAGAAGGCTAAGCCAACAGAGCAGCCTATCAACTTCGATGATCTCTAA